In Halomonas alkalicola, the following proteins share a genomic window:
- a CDS encoding NADP-dependent isocitrate dehydrogenase: MSKTPKIIYTLTDEAPALATFSLLPIIDAYTDSAGVIVETRDISLAGRILSQFPEYLTEAQQIGDHLAELGELAKTPEANIIKLPNISASVPQLKAAIRELQAQGYKLPDYPDEPTTQVERDIKARYDRTKGSAVNPVLREGNSDRRAPKSVKNYARKYPHRMGEWSADSQSHVACMSEGDFYGSEKSATLAAEGSVKIELVGQDGTATVLKETTPVLAGEVIDGSVMSHKALSAFIKEQVADAKEKDVLFSLHLKATMMKVSDPIMFGIVVEEFYRDVLEKHADALAKVGFDATNGIGDLYATIEQLPADQQEAIKSDIEALYAERPRLAMVNSHKGITNLHVPSDVIIDASMPAMIRDSGKMWGADDALHDAKAVIPDRCYATIYQAVIEDCKANGAFDPTTMGSVPNVGLMAQKAEEYGSHDKTFQIPADGTVRVTNDAGEVLFEHAVEKGDIWRMCQTKDAPIKDWVKLAVTRARDSETPAVFWLDAERAHDASLIKKVEAYLAEHDTSGLDIRIMSPVEAMKFSLERIRRGEDTISVTGNVLRDYLTDLFPIMELGTSAKMLSIVPLMNGGGLFETGAGGSAPKHVQQFLEENHLRWDSLGEFLALAASLEHLGKTFDNRRALVLAKALDEANGQFLDSNKSPSRKVGELDNRGSHFYLAMYWAEALAAQDEDAELKALFTRLAEEFKAKEEVIIEELNSVQGQAMDIKGYYHPDRELTDAAMRPSATLNAALALVSKS; this comes from the coding sequence ATGTCCAAAACGCCGAAGATTATCTATACGCTGACCGACGAAGCGCCGGCCCTGGCCACCTTTTCCCTGCTGCCGATCATCGATGCCTATACCGACTCCGCGGGCGTCATCGTGGAGACCCGCGATATCTCCCTGGCCGGCCGCATTCTCTCCCAGTTTCCCGAATACCTGACCGAGGCCCAGCAGATCGGCGACCACCTGGCCGAGCTGGGCGAACTGGCCAAGACCCCCGAAGCGAACATCATCAAGCTGCCCAATATCAGCGCCTCGGTGCCCCAGCTCAAGGCGGCCATCCGCGAGCTGCAGGCCCAGGGCTACAAGCTTCCCGACTATCCCGATGAGCCCACCACCCAGGTGGAGCGTGACATCAAGGCGCGCTACGACCGCACCAAGGGCAGCGCGGTGAACCCGGTGCTGCGCGAGGGCAACAGCGACCGCCGCGCGCCCAAGTCCGTGAAGAACTATGCCCGCAAGTACCCCCATCGCATGGGCGAGTGGAGCGCCGACTCCCAGTCCCACGTGGCCTGCATGAGCGAGGGTGACTTCTACGGCAGCGAGAAGTCCGCCACCCTGGCCGCCGAGGGTTCAGTGAAGATCGAGCTGGTCGGCCAGGACGGCACCGCCACCGTGCTCAAGGAGACGACCCCGGTGCTGGCTGGCGAAGTGATCGACGGCTCGGTGATGAGCCACAAGGCGCTCTCCGCCTTCATCAAGGAGCAGGTCGCCGACGCGAAGGAGAAGGACGTGCTCTTCTCCCTGCACCTCAAGGCCACCATGATGAAGGTCTCCGACCCGATCATGTTCGGCATCGTGGTGGAGGAGTTCTATCGTGACGTGCTGGAGAAGCACGCCGACGCCCTGGCCAAGGTCGGCTTCGACGCCACCAACGGCATTGGCGACCTCTACGCCACCATCGAGCAGCTCCCCGCCGACCAGCAGGAGGCGATCAAGTCCGACATCGAGGCGCTCTACGCCGAGCGTCCGCGTCTGGCCATGGTCAACTCCCACAAGGGCATCACCAACCTGCATGTGCCCAGCGACGTGATCATCGACGCCTCCATGCCGGCCATGATCCGCGACTCCGGCAAGATGTGGGGCGCCGATGACGCCCTCCACGACGCCAAGGCGGTGATCCCGGATCGCTGCTACGCGACCATCTACCAGGCGGTGATCGAGGACTGCAAGGCCAACGGCGCCTTCGATCCGACCACCATGGGCAGCGTGCCCAATGTCGGCCTGATGGCCCAGAAGGCCGAGGAGTACGGCTCCCACGACAAGACCTTCCAGATCCCGGCGGATGGCACCGTGCGCGTCACCAACGACGCCGGCGAGGTGCTCTTCGAGCACGCCGTGGAGAAGGGCGACATCTGGCGCATGTGCCAGACCAAGGACGCGCCGATCAAGGACTGGGTCAAGCTCGCCGTGACCCGCGCCCGCGACAGCGAGACCCCGGCGGTGTTCTGGCTCGACGCCGAGCGCGCCCACGATGCCTCGCTGATCAAGAAGGTCGAGGCCTACCTCGCCGAGCACGACACCAGCGGCCTGGACATCCGCATCATGTCTCCGGTGGAGGCCATGAAGTTCTCCCTGGAGCGCATCCGTCGCGGCGAGGACACCATCTCCGTCACCGGCAACGTGCTGCGCGACTACCTCACCGACCTCTTCCCGATCATGGAGCTGGGCACCAGCGCCAAGATGCTCTCCATCGTCCCGCTGATGAACGGTGGCGGCCTGTTCGAGACCGGCGCCGGCGGCTCTGCGCCCAAGCACGTCCAGCAGTTCCTCGAGGAGAACCACCTGCGCTGGGACTCCCTCGGCGAGTTCCTGGCCCTGGCCGCCTCCCTGGAGCACCTGGGCAAGACCTTCGACAACCGCCGCGCGCTGGTGCTGGCGAAGGCGCTTGACGAGGCCAACGGCCAGTTCCTGGACAGCAACAAGTCGCCCTCGCGCAAGGTCGGCGAGCTGGACAACCGCGGCAGCCACTTCTACCTGGCGATGTACTGGGCCGAGGCCCTGGCGGCGCAGGACGAGGACGCCGAGCTCAAGGCGCTGTTCACCAGGCTGGCCGAGGAGTTCAAGGCCAAGGAGGAGGTGATCATCGAGGAGCTCAATTCGGTGCAGGGTCAGGCCATGGACATCAAGGGCTACTATCACCCTGACCGTGAGCTGACCGACGCGGCCATGCGCCCGAGCGCGACGCTCAACGCCGCCCTGGCCCTGGTTTCCAAGAGCTGA
- the infA gene encoding translation initiation factor IF-1, which produces MAREDHIEMEGVIVDTLPNTTFRVELENGHVVTAHISGKMRKNYIRILTGDKVKVELTPYDLTKGRIVYRSR; this is translated from the coding sequence ATGGCACGTGAAGACCATATCGAAATGGAAGGCGTCATCGTCGACACCCTCCCCAACACCACCTTCCGCGTCGAGCTGGAAAACGGCCACGTGGTCACCGCGCACATCTCCGGCAAGATGCGCAAGAACTACATCCGCATCCTGACCGGCGACAAGGTCAAGGTGGAGCTGACTCCCTACGACCTGACCAAGGGTCGCATCGTCTACCGCTCCCGCTGA
- the purB gene encoding adenylosuccinate lyase has translation MQALSHSSLPLSALTALSPVDGRYGSKASSLREHFSEFGLIRARVIVEVRWLQRLAELAGVTEVPPLSAEATAFLEALIRDFSLEDAERIKEIERTTNHDVKAVEYFLKEKIAGQPELHAITEFVHFACTSEDINNLSHGVMLTDGLKSLLPVMQRVADEIAKLAQEHAALPMLSRTHGQTASPTTLGKEMANVAYRLRRQLKLIEGVEILGKINGAVGNYNAHLATYPEVDWEGNARTFVEGLGLTFNPYTTQIEPHDYIAELFDAICRFNTILIDFDRDVWGYISLGYFKQKTVEGEIGSSTMPHKVNPIDFENSEGNLGLSNAILGHLAQKLPISRWQRDLTDSTVLRNLGVGLAYGLIAYEASLKGIGKLEANPARIAEDLDASWEVLAEPIQTVMRRYGIEKPYEKLKELTRGKRIDQDGLKAFIDTLALPAEVKVELKALSPATYIGNAEAQARRL, from the coding sequence ATGCAAGCCCTGTCGCACTCTTCGCTTCCCCTGTCCGCCCTTACCGCCCTCTCCCCCGTCGACGGCCGCTACGGCAGCAAGGCCTCAAGCCTGCGCGAACACTTCAGCGAGTTCGGCCTGATCCGCGCCCGCGTGATCGTCGAGGTTCGCTGGCTCCAGCGCCTCGCCGAACTGGCCGGCGTCACCGAGGTGCCGCCCCTCTCCGCGGAGGCCACCGCTTTCCTGGAGGCGCTGATCCGCGACTTCTCGCTGGAGGACGCCGAGCGCATCAAGGAGATCGAGCGCACCACCAACCATGACGTCAAGGCGGTGGAGTACTTCCTCAAGGAGAAGATCGCCGGCCAGCCGGAGCTGCACGCCATCACCGAGTTCGTGCACTTCGCCTGCACCAGCGAGGACATCAACAACCTCTCCCACGGCGTGATGCTCACCGACGGCCTCAAGAGCCTGCTGCCGGTGATGCAGCGGGTGGCCGACGAGATCGCCAAGCTGGCCCAGGAGCATGCCGCGCTGCCGATGCTGTCGCGCACCCACGGCCAGACGGCGAGCCCCACCACCCTGGGCAAGGAGATGGCCAACGTCGCCTATCGCCTGCGCCGCCAGCTCAAGCTGATCGAAGGCGTCGAGATCCTCGGCAAGATCAACGGCGCGGTGGGCAACTACAACGCCCACCTGGCCACCTACCCGGAGGTGGACTGGGAAGGCAACGCCCGCACCTTCGTCGAGGGGCTGGGGCTGACCTTCAACCCCTACACCACCCAGATCGAGCCCCACGACTACATCGCCGAGCTGTTCGACGCCATCTGCCGCTTCAACACCATCCTGATCGACTTCGATCGCGACGTCTGGGGCTACATCTCGCTGGGCTACTTCAAGCAGAAGACCGTCGAGGGCGAGATCGGCTCCTCGACCATGCCCCACAAGGTCAATCCCATCGACTTCGAGAACTCCGAGGGCAACCTGGGGCTTTCCAACGCCATCCTCGGCCACCTGGCCCAGAAGCTGCCGATCTCCCGCTGGCAGCGCGATCTCACCGACTCCACGGTGCTGCGCAACCTGGGCGTCGGCCTGGCCTACGGCCTGATCGCCTATGAGGCCTCCCTCAAGGGCATCGGCAAGCTCGAGGCCAACCCGGCGCGCATCGCCGAGGACCTCGACGCCAGCTGGGAGGTGCTCGCCGAGCCGATCCAGACGGTGATGCGCCGCTACGGCATCGAGAAGCCCTACGAGAAGCTCAAGGAGCTGACCCGCGGCAAGCGCATCGACCAGGACGGGCTCAAAGCCTTCATCGACACCCTGGCGCTGCCCGCCGAGGTCAAAGTCGAGCTCAAGGCGCTGAGCCCGGCGACCTACATCGGCAACGCCGAGGCCCAGGCGCGCCGGCTGTGA
- a CDS encoding NUDIX domain-containing protein: protein MSRWQPYVTVACVVERAGAFLMVEEDRGGPATLFNQPAGHLEPDEQILDAALREVAEETAWRVGISDYLGMYVYRAPDGKTFHSHAFFGMALAHLGSELDPAILAVHWLTLEEVETLDREGRLRSPLVLRRIRDAQAGRFYPMDVIHER, encoded by the coding sequence ATGAGTCGCTGGCAGCCCTACGTGACCGTGGCCTGCGTGGTGGAGCGCGCCGGCGCCTTCCTGATGGTGGAGGAGGACCGCGGCGGCCCCGCCACCCTCTTCAACCAGCCCGCCGGCCACCTGGAACCGGATGAGCAGATCCTCGACGCCGCCCTGCGCGAGGTGGCCGAGGAGACCGCCTGGCGAGTCGGCATCAGCGACTACCTGGGGATGTACGTCTACCGGGCCCCGGATGGCAAGACCTTCCACAGCCACGCCTTCTTCGGCATGGCGCTGGCCCACCTGGGCAGCGAACTGGACCCGGCGATCCTGGCCGTGCACTGGCTGACCCTGGAGGAGGTCGAGACCCTGGATCGCGAGGGTCGCCTGAGAAGCCCGCTGGTGCTGCGCCGCATCCGCGACGCCCAGGCCGGGCGCTTCTACCCCATGGACGTCATCCACGAACGCTGA
- the clpA gene encoding ATP-dependent Clp protease ATP-binding subunit ClpA — MLSKELELTLNTAFTVARSKRHEFMTVEHLLLALLDNASAADVLRACGANLDKLRSDLQDFINSTTPLIPEDQSDRETQPTLGFQRVLQRAVFHVQSSGKSEVTGANVLVAIFSEQESQAVYFLKQQNVARVDAVNYIAHGISKVAGYGQSPSSAPSDSEESEEGGNEHGGNPLTGYATNLNEQARMGKIDPLIGREQELERVVQILARRRKNNPLLVGEAGVGKTAIAEGLAKRIVEEDVPEVISDAVVYSLDMGALLAGTKYRGDFEKRLKGLLAELRKQPNAILFIDEIHTVIGAGAASGGVMDASNLLKPLLSSGELRCIGSTTFQEYRGIFEKDRALARRFQKVDVPAPSVEDTIRILKGLRSRFEEHHRLKYTDAALESAARLADRYISDRHLPDKAIDVIDEAGAHQRLLPPEVRIDTIDTAQVEAVVASIARIPPKSVSSSDRKLLENLDRDLKMLVFGQDEAIDSLSAAIKLSRAGLKAPDKPVGSFLFAGPTGVGKTEVARQLSKIMGIELVRFDMSEYMERHTVSRLIGAPPGYVGYDQGGLLTEAITKHPHCVLLLDEIEKAHPEVFNLLLQVMDHGRLTDNNGREADFRHVILIMTSNAGVEQATRRSIGFQHQDHSTDAMEVIRKTFSPEFRNRLDGIIQFHALPASVVRSVVDKFLVELQAQLDEKRVQLDVDLAARDWLAEKGYDPDMGARPMARLIQEKLKKPLAEMILFGELSEHGGVVHVTVEEGELHLSTEAELADAP; from the coding sequence ATGCTGAGCAAAGAACTTGAACTGACCCTGAACACGGCGTTCACCGTGGCGCGCTCCAAGCGGCACGAGTTCATGACCGTGGAGCACCTGCTGCTGGCGCTGCTGGACAACGCCTCGGCGGCCGATGTGCTGCGTGCCTGCGGGGCCAACCTCGACAAGCTGCGCTCCGACCTGCAGGACTTCATCAACTCCACCACGCCGCTGATTCCCGAGGATCAGTCAGACCGCGAGACCCAGCCGACCCTGGGCTTCCAGCGCGTGCTGCAGCGGGCGGTCTTCCACGTGCAGTCCTCCGGCAAGAGCGAGGTCACCGGGGCCAATGTACTGGTGGCGATCTTCTCCGAGCAGGAGAGCCAGGCGGTCTACTTCCTGAAGCAGCAGAACGTTGCGCGTGTCGATGCCGTCAACTACATCGCCCACGGCATCTCCAAGGTGGCCGGGTACGGCCAGAGCCCCTCGTCGGCCCCCTCGGATTCCGAGGAGAGCGAGGAGGGGGGGAACGAGCACGGGGGCAACCCGCTCACCGGCTATGCCACCAACCTCAACGAGCAGGCCCGCATGGGCAAGATCGACCCGCTGATCGGCCGCGAGCAGGAGCTCGAGCGGGTGGTGCAGATCCTCGCCCGGCGGCGCAAGAACAACCCGCTGCTGGTGGGCGAGGCCGGCGTGGGCAAGACCGCCATCGCCGAGGGTCTGGCCAAGCGCATCGTCGAGGAGGACGTCCCCGAGGTGATCAGCGATGCCGTGGTCTACTCGCTGGACATGGGCGCCCTGCTCGCCGGCACCAAGTACCGCGGCGACTTCGAGAAGCGCCTCAAGGGGCTCCTGGCGGAGCTGCGCAAGCAGCCCAACGCTATCCTCTTCATCGACGAGATCCACACTGTGATCGGCGCCGGTGCCGCCTCGGGCGGGGTGATGGACGCGTCCAACCTGCTCAAGCCGCTGCTCTCTTCAGGCGAGCTGCGCTGCATCGGCTCCACCACCTTCCAGGAGTACCGCGGGATCTTCGAGAAGGATCGCGCCCTGGCCCGCCGCTTCCAGAAGGTCGACGTGCCGGCCCCCTCGGTGGAGGACACCATTCGTATCCTCAAGGGGCTGCGTTCACGCTTCGAGGAGCATCACCGGCTCAAGTACACCGATGCGGCCCTCGAGAGCGCCGCGAGGCTGGCGGACCGCTACATCAGCGATCGCCACCTGCCGGACAAGGCCATCGACGTGATCGACGAGGCCGGCGCCCACCAGCGCCTGCTGCCGCCCGAGGTGCGCATCGACACCATCGATACCGCCCAGGTCGAGGCGGTGGTCGCCTCCATCGCGCGGATTCCGCCGAAGAGCGTCTCCAGCTCCGACCGCAAGCTGCTCGAGAACCTCGATCGCGACCTCAAGATGCTGGTCTTCGGCCAGGACGAGGCGATCGACAGCCTCTCTGCCGCGATCAAGCTCTCCCGGGCCGGGCTCAAGGCGCCGGACAAGCCGGTGGGCAGCTTCCTGTTCGCCGGCCCCACCGGGGTGGGCAAGACCGAGGTGGCCCGCCAGCTGTCGAAGATCATGGGGATCGAGCTGGTGCGCTTCGACATGTCCGAGTACATGGAGCGTCACACGGTGTCGCGGCTGATCGGTGCCCCGCCGGGCTACGTGGGCTACGACCAGGGCGGCCTGCTGACCGAGGCGATCACCAAGCATCCGCACTGCGTGCTGCTGCTCGACGAGATCGAGAAGGCGCATCCCGAGGTCTTCAACCTGCTGCTGCAGGTGATGGACCACGGTCGTCTGACCGACAACAACGGCCGCGAGGCGGACTTCCGCCACGTGATCCTGATCATGACCTCCAACGCCGGGGTCGAGCAGGCCACGCGGCGCTCCATCGGCTTCCAGCATCAGGACCACTCCACCGATGCCATGGAGGTGATTCGCAAGACCTTCTCACCGGAGTTCCGCAACCGCCTGGACGGCATCATCCAGTTCCACGCCCTGCCCGCCTCGGTGGTGCGCAGCGTGGTGGACAAGTTCCTGGTGGAGCTGCAAGCGCAGCTCGACGAGAAGCGGGTGCAGCTGGATGTGGACCTGGCGGCCCGGGACTGGCTGGCCGAGAAGGGCTACGACCCGGACATGGGCGCTCGCCCCATGGCGAGGCTGATCCAGGAGAAGCTCAAGAAGCCGCTGGCGGAGATGATCCTGTTCGGCGAGCTCTCGGAGCACGGCGGCGTGGTGCACGTCACCGTGGAGGAGGGCGAACTCCATCTCTCCACCGAAGCGGAGCTGGCCGACGCGCCCTGA
- a CDS encoding pseudouridine synthase, whose protein sequence is MSTLYLLHKPYRMLSQFTDRAGVDGERRATLADVIDVPGIYPAGRLDHDSEGLLLLCDDGELIHRISHPRHKQPKTYRVQVEGEPDDAALQALRQGVALGDGMTKPAKVRRLEASGLPERDPPLDPRRHPVTTWLEITISEGRNRQVRRMTAHVGHPTLRLVRVAIGPWRLDGLAPGEWRRETLHAPTPSRRGRPGQGPAPRRKPATRGGRR, encoded by the coding sequence ATGAGCACCCTCTACCTGTTGCACAAGCCCTACCGCATGCTGTCCCAGTTCACCGACCGGGCCGGCGTGGACGGCGAGCGTCGCGCGACGCTGGCCGACGTCATCGACGTGCCCGGCATCTACCCGGCCGGGCGCCTCGACCACGACTCCGAGGGGCTGCTGCTGCTCTGTGACGACGGCGAGCTGATCCACCGCATCAGCCACCCGCGCCACAAGCAGCCCAAGACCTACCGCGTCCAGGTGGAGGGCGAGCCCGATGACGCCGCCCTGCAGGCGCTGCGCCAGGGCGTCGCGCTCGGCGACGGCATGACGAAGCCGGCCAAGGTGCGTCGCCTGGAGGCGAGCGGCCTGCCCGAGCGCGACCCGCCGCTGGACCCCAGGCGCCATCCGGTGACCACCTGGCTGGAGATCACCATCAGCGAAGGACGCAACCGCCAGGTCCGGCGGATGACCGCCCACGTCGGCCACCCCACCCTGCGCCTGGTGCGCGTGGCCATCGGCCCCTGGCGCCTCGACGGCCTGGCCCCCGGGGAGTGGCGCCGCGAGACCCTGCATGCCCCGACCCCGTCGCGTCGTGGCCGGCCGGGCCAGGGCCCTGCTCCGCGTCGCAAGCCCGCCACGCGAGGCGGCAGGCGATGA
- the clpS gene encoding ATP-dependent Clp protease adapter ClpS has translation MTRPPGTDEEGDLAVQSAEPALARPPMYKVVLHNDDFTPMEFVVEVLQTFFHMDSETAVQVMLTVHTQGKATCGIFTRDIAETKSHQVNQYARECQHPLLSDIEAAD, from the coding sequence ATGACCCGCCCTCCGGGGACCGACGAGGAGGGCGACCTGGCGGTGCAGAGCGCCGAGCCTGCGCTGGCGCGCCCGCCGATGTACAAGGTGGTATTGCACAACGACGACTTCACCCCCATGGAGTTCGTGGTGGAGGTGCTGCAAACCTTCTTTCATATGGACAGCGAGACAGCGGTGCAGGTGATGCTGACGGTGCATACGCAGGGCAAGGCGACCTGCGGCATCTTCACTCGCGATATCGCGGAAACCAAAAGCCATCAGGTCAATCAATACGCTAGAGAGTGTCAACATCCGCTGCTCTCGGACATCGAGGCGGCGGACTGA
- a CDS encoding arginyltransferase, protein MSSNAPRQPVRDLRFFLTVPHACSYLAGREATTLFLDPQESPGQGVYDSLALLGFRRSGRHLYRPHCEGCSACISVRLPVAEFAPNRSQRRLVRRNADLTLHLRPAIFDPEHYGLYAHYIRTRHADGDMYPPSHEQYRTFLTLDQEYARLLEFRLAGRLVAVAAFDQLEHGLSAIYTFFDPDPALERRSLGTFAVLTLVEQARRRGLPHVYLGYWIRECRKMAYKQAFQPLEMLEGRHWRRLIPA, encoded by the coding sequence GTGAGCAGCAACGCCCCCCGCCAGCCCGTCCGGGATCTACGCTTCTTTCTGACCGTGCCCCATGCCTGCAGCTATCTGGCCGGGCGCGAGGCGACGACCCTGTTCCTCGACCCCCAGGAGTCGCCCGGGCAGGGCGTCTACGACTCCCTGGCACTGCTCGGCTTCCGGCGCAGCGGCCGCCATCTCTACCGCCCCCACTGCGAAGGCTGCAGCGCCTGCATCTCGGTGCGCCTGCCGGTGGCGGAGTTTGCCCCGAACCGCAGCCAGCGCCGGCTGGTCCGGCGCAATGCCGACCTGACCCTGCACCTGCGCCCGGCGATCTTCGACCCGGAACACTACGGCCTCTATGCCCACTATATCCGCACCCGGCACGCCGACGGCGACATGTACCCGCCGAGCCACGAGCAGTACCGCACCTTCCTGACCCTGGATCAGGAGTATGCGCGGCTGCTGGAGTTCCGCCTCGCGGGCCGGCTGGTGGCCGTCGCGGCCTTCGACCAGCTCGAGCACGGCCTGTCGGCCATCTACACCTTCTTCGACCCCGACCCCGCACTGGAGCGGCGCTCCCTGGGCACCTTCGCGGTGCTCACCCTGGTGGAACAGGCGCGTCGCCGCGGCCTGCCCCATGTCTATCTGGGCTACTGGATACGCGAGTGCCGCAAGATGGCCTACAAGCAGGCGTTCCAGCCTCTGGAGATGCTCGAGGGCCGCCACTGGCGGCGCCTGATTCCCGCCTGA
- the mnmA gene encoding tRNA 2-thiouridine(34) synthase MnmA: protein MTATPGKVIVGMSGGVDSSVSVSALLLLEQGYQVEGLFMKNWDEDDGTEYCTAKADLADAEAVCDRLGIRLHTANFAAEYWDNVFEHFLAEYQAGRTPNPDILCNREIKFKVFLEYAEMLGAEKIATGHYVRQGERRGPTDGLLRPRLLKGLDANKDQSYFLHAVPEAAIARTLFPVGELEKPEVRAIAERHDLVTARKKDSTGICFIGERRFRDFLKQYLPAQPGVIETPEGEAIGEHMGLMYYTLGQRQGLGIGGLANHPEAPWYVAAKDLERNVLIAVQGKHHPLLYTDSLATEAMDWVAGEAPAAEGRFTAKTRYRQSDVPCRMRTRPDGGVEVRFIDPQRAVTPGQSLVLYDGEICLGGGVIRDTWNAEEPAP, encoded by the coding sequence ATGACCGCCACCCCAGGCAAGGTGATCGTCGGCATGTCCGGCGGCGTCGACTCCTCCGTCTCTGTCTCTGCCCTGCTGCTGCTCGAGCAGGGCTATCAGGTCGAAGGCCTGTTCATGAAGAACTGGGACGAGGACGACGGCACCGAATACTGCACCGCCAAGGCCGACCTGGCGGACGCCGAGGCCGTCTGCGACAGGCTCGGCATCCGGCTGCACACCGCCAACTTCGCCGCCGAGTACTGGGACAACGTCTTCGAGCACTTTCTGGCCGAGTACCAGGCAGGCCGAACGCCGAACCCGGACATCCTCTGCAACCGCGAGATCAAGTTCAAGGTGTTCCTGGAGTACGCCGAGATGCTCGGCGCCGAGAAGATCGCCACCGGCCACTATGTTCGCCAGGGCGAGCGCCGCGGCCCGACGGACGGCCTGCTGCGGCCGCGGCTGCTCAAGGGGCTCGACGCCAACAAGGACCAGAGCTACTTCCTGCACGCCGTGCCCGAGGCCGCCATTGCCCGCACCCTCTTCCCGGTGGGCGAACTGGAGAAACCCGAGGTGCGCGCCATCGCCGAGCGCCACGATCTGGTGACCGCCAGGAAGAAGGATTCGACCGGCATCTGCTTCATCGGCGAGCGGCGCTTCCGCGACTTCCTCAAGCAGTACCTGCCGGCCCAGCCCGGGGTGATCGAGACCCCCGAGGGCGAGGCGATCGGTGAGCACATGGGGCTGATGTACTACACCCTGGGTCAGCGCCAGGGCCTGGGCATCGGCGGGCTCGCCAATCACCCGGAGGCCCCCTGGTACGTGGCCGCCAAGGATCTCGAGCGCAACGTGCTGATCGCCGTGCAGGGCAAGCACCACCCGCTGCTCTACACCGACAGCCTGGCCACCGAGGCCATGGACTGGGTGGCCGGCGAGGCGCCCGCCGCCGAGGGGCGCTTCACCGCCAAGACCCGCTATCGCCAGAGCGACGTGCCCTGCCGCATGCGCACCCGGCCGGACGGCGGCGTCGAGGTGCGCTTCATTGATCCCCAGCGGGCCGTCACCCCCGGCCAGTCGCTGGTGCTGTACGATGGCGAAATCTGCCTGGGCGGTGGGGTGATCCGTGACACCTGGAACGCCGAGGAGCCTGCCCCATGA
- the hflD gene encoding high frequency lysogenization protein HflD — protein MTASTPIHRIPDDPVTRQALALAGVFQSASLVDELARTGQVDPRSWDTLIRATLDTNPESFEAIYGGHPNNLRRGLEVLEAVVGRKQANPVVLRYGFTLLLLMNQVRKNDAMLGELGSRLVRIQGQAEHFGETHENVIASLGEAYQETLSTLKTRIVVQGDPSLLQSRMMPERVRACLLGGIRFALLWHQQGGRRWKLVFQRGALKRALDQLS, from the coding sequence ATGACCGCCTCGACCCCGATCCACCGCATCCCCGACGACCCCGTCACCCGCCAGGCCCTGGCCCTGGCGGGGGTCTTCCAGTCGGCCAGCCTGGTCGACGAACTGGCCCGCACCGGCCAGGTCGACCCGCGTAGCTGGGACACCCTGATCCGCGCCACCCTCGACACCAACCCCGAGAGCTTCGAGGCGATCTACGGCGGCCATCCCAACAACCTGCGCCGCGGCCTCGAGGTGCTCGAGGCCGTGGTGGGCCGCAAGCAGGCCAACCCGGTGGTGCTGCGCTACGGCTTCACCCTGCTGCTGCTGATGAACCAGGTGCGCAAGAACGACGCCATGCTGGGCGAGCTGGGCAGCCGGCTGGTGCGCATCCAGGGGCAGGCCGAGCACTTCGGCGAGACCCACGAGAACGTCATCGCCAGCCTCGGCGAGGCTTACCAGGAGACGCTCTCTACCCTCAAGACCCGCATCGTGGTGCAGGGCGACCCCTCGCTGCTGCAGAGCCGGATGATGCCCGAGCGGGTGCGAGCCTGCCTGCTCGGCGGCATCCGCTTCGCACTGCTCTGGCACCAGCAGGGTGGCCGACGCTGGAAGCTGGTCTTCCAGCGCGGCGCCCTGAAGAGGGCCCTGGACCAGCTCTCCTGA